One region of Intestinimonas massiliensis (ex Afouda et al. 2020) genomic DNA includes:
- the galE gene encoding UDP-glucose 4-epimerase GalE: MSILVSGGAGYIGSHTCVELIHAGYDIVIADNLVNSSREAVRRVEEIVGKPIPFVEVDLCDAAGVETLFAQHPDIQAVIHFAALKSVGESVCKPLEYYTNNLVNTLTVLNAMRAHGVRNFVFSSSATVYGDPASVPIREDFPLSTTNPYGTTKLFLERILTDCCAADPSLNVALLRYFNPIGAHASGRIGEDPNGIPNNLVPYIAKVAVGQLPELHVFGSDWPTHDGTGVRDYIHVVDLARGHVAALNKLDQNCGLFICNLGTGRGYSVLDVLHAYERACGKPLPYVLDPRRPGDIAACWADPSRALAELGWQAEYGIDEMCASSWKWQSMNPNGYEEGV; the protein is encoded by the coding sequence ATGTCTATTCTGGTCAGCGGCGGCGCCGGCTATATTGGCAGCCATACCTGTGTGGAGCTCATCCATGCAGGCTACGACATCGTGATTGCCGACAATCTGGTCAATTCCAGCCGTGAGGCGGTCCGCCGGGTGGAGGAAATTGTGGGGAAGCCCATTCCCTTTGTCGAGGTGGATCTGTGCGACGCCGCCGGGGTCGAGACACTGTTCGCTCAGCATCCGGATATCCAAGCCGTGATTCATTTTGCCGCGCTCAAGTCTGTGGGGGAGAGCGTGTGTAAACCTCTGGAGTATTACACCAATAATCTGGTGAACACCCTGACGGTGCTGAACGCCATGCGCGCCCATGGGGTGCGGAATTTTGTGTTCTCCTCCTCCGCCACCGTATACGGCGATCCAGCCAGCGTCCCCATCCGGGAGGATTTCCCCCTGTCCACCACCAACCCCTATGGGACCACAAAGCTCTTCCTGGAACGGATCCTCACCGACTGCTGCGCCGCAGACCCCAGTCTGAATGTGGCCCTGCTGCGGTATTTTAACCCCATCGGCGCCCATGCTTCCGGGCGGATTGGAGAGGACCCCAACGGCATCCCCAACAATCTGGTGCCCTATATCGCCAAGGTGGCGGTGGGACAACTGCCTGAGCTCCACGTGTTCGGCAGCGACTGGCCCACCCACGACGGCACCGGTGTGCGGGACTATATCCATGTGGTGGATTTGGCCCGCGGCCATGTGGCCGCGTTAAACAAGCTCGACCAGAACTGCGGCCTGTTTATCTGCAACCTGGGCACGGGCAGGGGGTACAGCGTACTGGATGTGCTCCACGCCTATGAGCGGGCCTGCGGCAAGCCCCTTCCCTATGTGCTGGACCCCCGCCGTCCCGGCGACATTGCCGCGTGCTGGGCCGACCCGTCCAGGGCCTTGGCGGAGCTGGGCTGGCAGGCGGAATACGGGATTGATGAAATGTGCGCCTCCTCCTGGAAGTGGCAGAGCATGAACCCAAACGGGTATGAGGAGGGCGTGTGA
- a CDS encoding AraC family transcriptional regulator: protein MSTAKYGGDWHSLLHTHACTELFYVVGGMGQFNIADRLLPVSTDDLVIVNPNVEHTELSLNASPLEYIVLGVEGLEFEPAEDGDDRYALVNFRGGGEEMLFYLRAMLREIETKAEGYQVVCQDLLEVLLVRLMRRTNFTLSVAPTGRRTSKECAAVRRYIDSHFKESINLELLSQLTHVNKYYMVHAFSREYGISPINYLISRRIQESRYLLSTTDHSLSQIAHMLGFSSPSYFSQSFRKLSGMSPMEYRKQQRSGSRSQSEP from the coding sequence GTGAGTACCGCCAAATACGGCGGCGACTGGCACAGCCTCCTGCACACCCACGCCTGCACGGAGCTGTTTTATGTGGTGGGCGGGATGGGACAGTTCAACATTGCTGACCGGCTGCTGCCGGTCTCCACCGACGATCTGGTTATCGTCAATCCCAATGTGGAGCATACGGAGCTGAGTCTCAATGCCAGCCCGTTGGAGTACATCGTTCTGGGGGTGGAGGGGCTGGAGTTCGAGCCCGCTGAGGACGGGGACGACCGATATGCCCTCGTCAATTTCCGGGGCGGGGGCGAGGAGATGCTCTTCTATCTGCGGGCCATGCTGCGGGAGATCGAGACAAAGGCGGAGGGCTATCAGGTGGTGTGTCAGGACCTGCTGGAGGTGCTGCTGGTCCGCCTCATGCGCAGGACCAATTTCACGCTCAGCGTAGCGCCGACGGGGCGGAGGACCAGTAAGGAGTGCGCCGCCGTGCGCCGGTATATCGACAGCCACTTTAAGGAGAGCATCAATCTGGAGCTGCTCTCGCAGTTGACCCACGTCAATAAGTATTATATGGTCCATGCCTTCAGCCGGGAATACGGCATCTCGCCCATCAACTATCTCATTTCCCGGCGTATCCAGGAGAGCCGCTATCTCCTCAGCACCACGGACCACTCGCTGTCGCAGATCGCCCATATGCTGGGCTTTTCCTCTCCCAGCTACTTTTCCCAAAGCTTTCGCAAGCTCTCGGGGATGAGTCCCATGGAGTACCGAAAACAGCAGCGATCTGGGAGCCGATCCCAGTCCGAGCCATGA
- a CDS encoding transglutaminase domain-containing protein: MEAYYYQQMDRIGQSVYHAMKTGFAELRPSFPVPCLDGRRLSDVFFKLRLDCPDIFYVTGFSYRLVPGASNVELLPDYRFGKGKVREHQKALSARIDKLVRPAMALTAAEKEQYIHDFICRNVHYDKLKKPYSHEIIGPLSQGVGVCEGIAKSVKVLCDALDVWCIIAISEAAPDRGIQYRHAWNVLRLDGRYFHLDATFDASLSRDGPLRHDYFNLDDKHLLRDHEPAMYPIPACTDGERFYYREKKLSFTKTEEACKRAQQAIRKGLPFLFHWRGGPLTREVLRELLLGLEQAAQQKGRHAAVSLNWPQAVLLVRFPEQAPEQEVISEEANEAERYQAPDP, from the coding sequence ATGGAAGCCTATTATTATCAACAGATGGACCGGATCGGGCAAAGCGTCTACCACGCAATGAAAACCGGATTTGCCGAGCTGCGCCCCTCCTTTCCGGTCCCGTGTCTGGATGGCCGCCGGTTGAGCGACGTCTTTTTCAAGCTGCGTCTGGACTGCCCTGACATCTTTTACGTCACCGGGTTTTCCTACCGCCTTGTCCCGGGGGCCTCCAATGTGGAACTGCTGCCGGACTATCGGTTCGGCAAGGGTAAGGTGCGCGAGCATCAAAAGGCCCTCTCCGCCCGGATCGACAAGCTGGTCCGCCCGGCTATGGCCCTGACTGCGGCGGAGAAAGAACAATATATCCACGACTTCATCTGCCGGAATGTGCACTACGACAAGCTGAAGAAGCCCTATTCCCACGAGATCATCGGACCGCTGAGCCAGGGCGTGGGAGTGTGTGAGGGGATCGCCAAGTCGGTCAAGGTCCTGTGCGACGCGCTGGACGTGTGGTGTATCATCGCGATCTCCGAAGCGGCGCCGGACCGAGGTATCCAGTACCGCCATGCTTGGAATGTCCTTCGGCTGGATGGGCGGTATTTTCACCTGGACGCCACCTTCGACGCCTCCCTGAGCCGGGACGGCCCGCTTCGGCACGACTACTTCAATTTGGATGACAAACACCTGCTCCGCGACCATGAGCCGGCCATGTACCCTATTCCCGCCTGCACGGACGGGGAGCGGTTCTACTACCGGGAGAAAAAGCTCTCCTTCACCAAGACGGAGGAGGCATGCAAGCGGGCGCAGCAGGCCATTCGAAAAGGCCTTCCTTTTCTCTTCCACTGGAGAGGTGGTCCTCTGACCCGGGAGGTGCTGCGGGAACTGCTGCTGGGACTGGAGCAGGCGGCGCAGCAGAAGGGCCGTCACGCGGCGGTGTCCCTCAACTGGCCCCAGGCGGTGCTGCTGGTCCGCTTTCCAGAGCAGGCACCCGAGCAGGAGGTCATCTCGGAGGAGGCCAACGAGGCGGAGCGATATCAGGCACCGGACCCATAA
- a CDS encoding phosphotransferase enzyme family protein, with protein MQPAEKYLGEVLEAYDLHAPVVGAVRFGQGHINDTFCVHTQPPEGDCVRFILQRISDAAFSSPVQLMQNIVGVTDYLKRIITEEGGDPERETLTILHTRAGETFYTDRGGRAWRCMPFIEDTVCLQSAETPELFAASARAFGQFQRRLRDYPAHTLFETIEKFHDTEDRLRRFKAAVQADVMGRAGGVRPEIDFVLAREPDCSVALEAQRAGKLPLRVTHNDTKLNNVLLDRRTGAAVCVIDLDTVMPGLAINDFGDSIRFGANHAPEDEKDLSKVGFDLDLFAVYTRGFLEGCAGSLTSAELEYLPWGAKLMTLECGMRFLTDYLEGDHYFAVHREGQNLDRCRTQFKLVSDMERRWGEMADVVRRSVGQ; from the coding sequence ATGCAGCCGGCAGAGAAGTACCTTGGTGAGGTACTGGAGGCGTACGACCTCCATGCGCCTGTGGTGGGGGCCGTCCGCTTTGGGCAGGGCCATATCAACGACACGTTCTGCGTACATACGCAGCCGCCGGAGGGCGACTGCGTCCGATTCATTCTGCAGCGAATCAGTGACGCCGCTTTCAGCAGCCCGGTCCAGCTCATGCAGAATATCGTCGGGGTTACCGACTACCTGAAAAGGATCATAACGGAGGAGGGCGGCGACCCGGAGAGGGAGACCCTCACCATTCTGCATACCCGGGCCGGTGAGACCTTTTATACCGACCGGGGGGGGCGCGCTTGGAGATGTATGCCCTTTATCGAGGATACCGTCTGTCTCCAATCCGCTGAAACGCCGGAGCTCTTTGCCGCCTCGGCCCGGGCCTTCGGGCAGTTTCAGAGGCGTCTGCGGGACTATCCGGCGCACACGCTGTTCGAGACCATTGAAAAATTCCACGACACCGAGGACCGCCTGCGCAGGTTCAAGGCGGCTGTACAGGCCGACGTGATGGGCCGGGCCGGAGGCGTCCGCCCGGAGATCGACTTCGTTCTGGCCCGGGAGCCCGACTGCTCTGTGGCGCTGGAGGCCCAGCGGGCCGGGAAGCTCCCCTTGCGCGTCACACACAACGACACAAAGCTCAACAATGTGCTTCTGGACCGCAGGACGGGGGCAGCGGTATGCGTGATCGACCTGGATACCGTGATGCCGGGCCTGGCCATCAACGATTTTGGGGATTCCATCCGGTTTGGAGCCAATCATGCGCCGGAGGATGAAAAGGACTTATCCAAGGTTGGCTTTGATCTGGATTTATTTGCCGTCTATACCCGGGGATTTTTAGAGGGCTGTGCCGGCTCTCTGACCTCCGCGGAGTTGGAATATCTGCCCTGGGGGGCAAAATTAATGACGCTTGAGTGCGGGATGCGTTTTTTGACCGACTATCTGGAGGGAGACCACTATTTTGCGGTCCACCGGGAGGGTCAGAACCTGGACCGCTGCCGGACACAGTTCAAACTGGTCTCCGATATGGAGCGCCGGTGGGGCGAGATGGCAGACGTTGTTCGGAGATCGGTCGGACAGTAG
- a CDS encoding MBOAT family O-acyltransferase — protein sequence MVFSSISFLFVFLPLLLAVYFLLPARLREGRNLVLLLFSLFFYGYGGPRFLLLMLLSIAVNYAGGLLAAPDRRRRRLWTGLVTAVNLGLLGWFKYAGFLGANLNRIWTGLPVPEVALPIGISFFTFQGLSYVLDVYRGEAAPERNPLRVALYISLFPQLVAGPIVRYTTVADEIRNRRETLDAFTDGAVRFLFGLGKKMLLANQLGLLADQVYATRPEFLTTALAWLGAAAYTGQIYFDFSGYSDMAIGLGRMFGFHFLENFNYPYLSQSVTEFWRRWHISLSTWFRDYLYIPLGGNRCAHWKHIRNILVVWALTGLWHGAAWNFLCWGLYFGLLLLGEKYGWGRILERAPAALRHLYAMVLIVVSWVLFRAETLDYAVRFLQAMAGFAQGGLTDGRTTYYLLEFRWELLLAIPAAMPVKSWLQNWLESKSGAAAQALLAWGPKLIALGMFGLSFLRLVSSSFNPFIYFRF from the coding sequence ATGGTCTTTAGCAGCATCAGCTTTCTGTTTGTGTTCTTACCGCTGTTGCTGGCGGTCTACTTTCTGCTGCCGGCCCGTCTGCGAGAGGGACGGAATCTGGTCCTGCTGCTGTTCAGCCTGTTTTTTTACGGCTATGGCGGCCCCCGATTTTTGCTGCTGATGCTGCTCTCCATCGCGGTCAACTACGCGGGGGGCCTGTTGGCCGCTCCGGACCGACGGAGACGCAGGCTGTGGACGGGCCTGGTGACGGCAGTCAACCTGGGATTGCTGGGCTGGTTCAAATATGCCGGCTTTCTGGGGGCAAACCTGAACCGCATCTGGACCGGGCTTCCGGTGCCGGAAGTGGCGCTGCCCATCGGGATCTCCTTTTTTACCTTTCAGGGGTTGAGCTATGTGCTGGACGTTTATCGGGGAGAGGCTGCGCCTGAACGCAACCCTCTGCGGGTAGCGCTCTATATCTCCCTGTTTCCCCAGTTGGTGGCGGGCCCCATTGTCCGCTATACCACCGTGGCGGACGAGATCCGGAACCGACGGGAGACTTTGGATGCGTTTACAGATGGAGCGGTCCGCTTTCTCTTCGGCTTGGGCAAGAAAATGCTGCTGGCCAACCAGCTCGGCCTGCTGGCCGACCAGGTCTATGCCACCCGGCCGGAGTTCCTGACCACCGCGCTGGCCTGGCTGGGGGCGGCGGCCTATACGGGGCAGATCTACTTCGACTTTTCGGGCTATTCTGATATGGCCATCGGCTTGGGGCGGATGTTCGGCTTTCACTTCCTGGAGAATTTCAACTACCCGTATCTCTCTCAGTCCGTCACGGAGTTCTGGCGGCGGTGGCATATTTCCCTGTCCACCTGGTTCCGGGATTACCTCTATATTCCGCTGGGGGGCAACCGCTGCGCCCACTGGAAGCATATCCGCAACATCCTGGTGGTCTGGGCGCTCACCGGCCTGTGGCATGGGGCGGCGTGGAATTTCCTGTGCTGGGGCCTCTATTTCGGGCTGTTGCTGTTGGGAGAAAAGTACGGCTGGGGGAGAATTCTGGAGCGGGCTCCCGCGGCGTTGCGACACCTTTACGCCATGGTGTTGATTGTCGTGAGTTGGGTGCTGTTCCGCGCCGAGACCTTGGACTATGCCGTGCGGTTTTTGCAGGCCATGGCGGGCTTTGCCCAGGGAGGGCTTACTGACGGCCGCACCACCTATTATCTGCTGGAATTTCGTTGGGAACTCCTCCTGGCCATCCCTGCGGCCATGCCCGTCAAGAGCTGGCTCCAAAACTGGCTGGAGTCAAAGAGCGGTGCTGCGGCCCAAGCCCTTTTGGCTTGGGGCCCCAAGCTCATCGCGCTGGGGATGTTTGGCCTGTCCTTCCTGCGGCTGGTGAGCTCCAGCTTCAATCCCTTCATCTATTTCCGCTTCTGA
- a CDS encoding alginate O-acetyltransferase AlgX-related protein — translation MKRASQMGFLLCFLGILAAVPLLIALRGADNQTSYYENRTLAAMPEYQTADLLSGAYFSAWDTWLTDHIPSRDRLLGLNTQIDYRLLQKPVVNDVVVAADVLLPFQTYGTWDLAYLAETADQVTEGLARLNETLETWGGRFYYLGVPLQSSYFYDRYPDYLENRKWHVDGMTAAFAASMEEKGLDFLNMGDVFAAQGRPAGCYSASDHHFSYRGAFASYQAMMAHINADTGWNLPVLTEEELTIVPAPNPFLGSRNRKLYGLWTGAEKLSIGVQAAPVPFTRTDNGAPVPATLYELPEDPAAEVTYDVYMGGDKAETILRTDRPELPNLLIFGDSFTNPLETLFYTGFNETRSLDLRYYDQKGILEYLEEYRPDVVICIRDDTAYLSTEGNGNIR, via the coding sequence ATGAAACGGGCCTCACAGATGGGTTTCCTGCTGTGCTTTTTGGGGATTCTGGCGGCGGTGCCGCTGCTCATCGCCCTGCGGGGGGCGGACAATCAGACCTCTTATTATGAAAACCGCACTCTGGCAGCCATGCCGGAGTACCAGACGGCGGACCTGCTCAGCGGGGCATACTTCAGCGCCTGGGATACCTGGCTGACCGACCACATCCCCAGCCGGGACCGGCTGTTGGGCCTCAACACCCAAATCGACTACCGGCTGCTGCAAAAGCCTGTGGTCAACGACGTGGTGGTGGCCGCTGACGTGCTGCTGCCCTTCCAGACATATGGAACCTGGGACCTTGCCTATCTGGCCGAAACGGCGGACCAGGTCACCGAGGGCCTTGCCCGGCTGAACGAGACGTTAGAGACTTGGGGCGGCCGGTTCTATTACTTGGGCGTCCCTCTTCAGAGCTCCTATTTCTACGACCGCTACCCGGATTATCTGGAAAACCGCAAATGGCATGTAGACGGTATGACCGCCGCTTTTGCCGCTTCTATGGAGGAGAAAGGGCTGGATTTCCTGAATATGGGGGACGTATTCGCGGCCCAGGGGAGGCCAGCGGGCTGCTACTCCGCCTCCGACCATCATTTCAGCTACCGGGGAGCTTTCGCCTCCTATCAGGCTATGATGGCGCATATCAATGCCGATACGGGGTGGAACCTGCCGGTGCTGACAGAGGAGGAGCTGACCATCGTGCCCGCGCCCAATCCCTTCCTGGGGTCCCGGAACCGAAAGCTCTACGGCCTGTGGACCGGGGCGGAGAAGCTCTCTATCGGAGTGCAGGCCGCGCCTGTCCCCTTTACCCGGACGGACAACGGGGCCCCGGTTCCGGCGACCCTGTACGAGCTGCCGGAGGACCCGGCGGCAGAGGTGACCTACGACGTGTATATGGGGGGCGACAAGGCCGAGACCATCCTCCGGACGGACCGGCCCGAGCTGCCCAATCTGCTGATTTTTGGGGACTCGTTCACGAATCCGCTGGAGACCCTGTTCTATACCGGCTTCAATGAGACCCGCAGTTTGGATCTGCGCTATTATGACCAGAAGGGTATTTTGGAGTATTTGGAGGAGTATCGGCCGGATGTGGTGATCTGTATCCGGGACGACACCGCATATCTGTCCACCGAAGGCAATGGAAACATTCGATAA
- a CDS encoding GNAT family N-acetyltransferase — protein sequence MEYSIRPIGPQDAEGFNALRRMPGVFENTLGLPSERVKRNQDGIASLGPDDHNFVAVTPDGTVIGVVGLKVKPQLRMRHTADVGIFVHTDWQGKGVGTALMQAVLDLADNWLMLVRVELEVFTDNVKAIHLYEKLGFEKEGCKRMTTVRNGRYVDEYVMARLRPVGKER from the coding sequence ATGGAATACAGCATACGACCCATTGGGCCGCAGGACGCGGAGGGCTTTAACGCCCTGCGTCGGATGCCGGGGGTATTCGAGAACACGCTGGGATTGCCCTCGGAGCGGGTCAAGCGCAACCAGGACGGCATCGCGTCGCTGGGGCCCGACGACCACAATTTTGTGGCTGTGACCCCGGACGGCACGGTTATCGGTGTGGTGGGGCTTAAGGTGAAGCCCCAGCTTCGGATGCGCCACACGGCCGACGTGGGCATTTTTGTCCACACCGACTGGCAGGGGAAGGGCGTGGGTACCGCGCTGATGCAGGCGGTGCTGGATCTGGCCGACAATTGGCTCATGCTGGTCCGGGTGGAGCTGGAGGTGTTCACTGACAACGTTAAGGCCATCCACCTCTATGAAAAGCTGGGCTTTGAGAAGGAGGGGTGCAAGCGTATGACCACCGTGCGAAATGGCCGCTATGTGGACGAGTACGTTATGGCCCGCCTGCGGCCCGTGGGCAAGGAGCGATAG
- a CDS encoding phosphoenolpyruvate carboxykinase (GTP): MELTQNRAVLDWIDQMFNLCQPDSIVWIDGSEAQLEELRAQAVATGELTKLNEEKLPGCYLHRTAPNDVARVEDRTFICCRKQEDAGPTNNWMDPQEMYAKLFQLYTGAMKGRTMYVIPYSMGVVGSPFAKYGIELTDSIYVVLNMAIMTRVGRQVLDALGDSPDYVKGLHAKADIDPENRYIVHFPEDNTIMSVNSGYGGNVLLGKKCFALRIASVLGRDQGWMAEHMLILGIQNPQGEVRYLAAAFPSACGKTNLAMLIPPEHYRKAGWKVWCVGDDIAWLRVGKDGRLWAMNPEYGFFGVAPGTNEKSNPNALASTREGTIFTNVALNLDDNTVWWEGLDKNPPQHALDWLGNPWNGTTSGEKGAHPNSRFTAPAKNCPCISPEFERPTGVPISAIVFGGRRAKTAPLVYQSRDWDHGVFVGSIMASETTAAAAGAVGVVRRDPMAMLPFCGYHMADYWQHWLDMGKVLGEKAPKIFNVNWFRTDDEGHFIWPGFGDNLRVLEWIMKRCFDEADAVDSPIGYLPKAEDIDLEDAGVDLNTLKGLLEVDRALWQEEAAGIHTFYQKFGNKLPQELSDSLEELEARLAE; encoded by the coding sequence ATGGAACTCACCCAAAATCGCGCAGTTTTGGACTGGATCGACCAGATGTTCAACCTGTGTCAGCCCGACTCCATCGTCTGGATCGACGGCTCTGAAGCGCAGTTGGAGGAGCTGAGGGCTCAGGCGGTGGCCACCGGCGAACTGACCAAGCTGAACGAGGAAAAGCTGCCCGGCTGCTACCTGCACCGCACCGCCCCCAACGACGTGGCTCGGGTGGAGGACCGCACCTTCATCTGCTGCCGGAAGCAGGAGGACGCCGGCCCCACCAACAACTGGATGGACCCTCAGGAGATGTACGCCAAGCTCTTCCAACTGTATACCGGCGCCATGAAGGGCCGCACCATGTACGTCATCCCCTACTCCATGGGCGTGGTGGGCTCCCCCTTTGCCAAGTACGGCATCGAGCTCACCGACTCCATCTACGTAGTGCTCAATATGGCCATCATGACCCGGGTGGGGCGGCAGGTGCTGGACGCCCTGGGGGACTCGCCCGACTATGTCAAGGGTCTCCACGCCAAAGCGGACATTGATCCGGAGAACCGCTATATCGTCCACTTCCCCGAGGATAACACCATCATGAGCGTCAACTCCGGCTACGGCGGCAACGTGCTGCTGGGCAAGAAGTGCTTCGCTCTGCGCATCGCCTCCGTTCTGGGCCGGGATCAGGGCTGGATGGCCGAGCATATGCTCATTCTGGGCATCCAGAACCCGCAGGGCGAGGTTCGCTATCTGGCCGCCGCCTTCCCCTCGGCCTGCGGCAAGACCAATCTGGCCATGCTCATCCCCCCTGAGCACTACCGCAAAGCCGGCTGGAAGGTCTGGTGCGTGGGCGACGATATCGCCTGGCTCCGTGTGGGCAAGGACGGCCGCCTATGGGCCATGAACCCCGAGTACGGCTTTTTCGGTGTGGCGCCGGGCACCAATGAGAAGTCCAACCCCAATGCCCTGGCCTCCACCCGCGAGGGCACCATCTTCACCAATGTGGCCCTCAACCTGGACGACAACACCGTGTGGTGGGAGGGTCTGGACAAAAATCCGCCCCAGCACGCGCTGGACTGGCTGGGCAATCCCTGGAACGGCACCACCTCCGGTGAAAAGGGCGCCCACCCCAACTCCCGCTTCACCGCTCCCGCCAAAAACTGCCCCTGTATCTCCCCGGAATTTGAACGCCCCACCGGCGTGCCCATCTCCGCCATCGTCTTCGGCGGCCGCCGGGCCAAAACCGCTCCCCTGGTCTATCAGTCCCGCGATTGGGACCATGGGGTCTTCGTAGGCTCCATTATGGCCTCCGAGACCACCGCAGCCGCCGCCGGCGCGGTGGGCGTGGTCCGCCGGGACCCCATGGCCATGCTCCCCTTCTGCGGCTATCACATGGCCGACTACTGGCAGCACTGGCTGGACATGGGCAAGGTGCTCGGCGAAAAGGCCCCTAAGATCTTCAACGTAAACTGGTTCCGCACCGACGACGAGGGCCACTTCATCTGGCCCGGCTTCGGCGATAATCTGCGGGTGCTGGAGTGGATCATGAAGCGCTGCTTTGACGAGGCCGACGCGGTGGACTCCCCCATCGGCTATCTGCCCAAGGCCGAGGACATCGACCTGGAGGACGCCGGCGTAGATCTGAACACTCTCAAGGGCCTGCTGGAGGTGGACCGGGCCCTTTGGCAGGAGGAGGCCGCCGGTATCCACACCTTCTATCAGAAGTTCGGCAACAAGCTGCCCCAGGAGCTGTCCGATTCGCTGGAGGAGCTGGAGGCCCGTCTGGCCGAATAG
- the rsmA gene encoding 16S rRNA (adenine(1518)-N(6)/adenine(1519)-N(6))-dimethyltransferase RsmA — protein sequence MDLCNISDIKALLGRHGFHFSKSMGQNFLIASWVPEDMVAGAGVTRENGVLEIGPGIGPLTVRLSGAAAKVVAVELDRALLPVLAETLAGRDNVQVVPGDILKLDLAALVEREFSGLVPMACANLPYNITTPVLTALIDSGLFSAITVMIQREVAARICAAPGTSDYGSFSVYCQYHTLPELLFDVPPECFVPAPKVTSSVIRLTPRPAPPVEVDQKRFFQVVKAAFGQRRKTLLNALSAGLGDCGDKERLRAAVAACGLPPDVRGERLGIPEFAALTRALYS from the coding sequence ATGGACCTGTGCAACATCAGCGACATCAAGGCCCTGCTGGGCCGACATGGCTTCCATTTTTCCAAATCCATGGGGCAGAACTTTCTGATCGCCTCCTGGGTGCCCGAGGATATGGTAGCCGGAGCCGGAGTGACCCGGGAAAACGGTGTGCTGGAAATCGGCCCCGGTATCGGCCCGCTCACCGTCCGGCTGTCCGGCGCGGCGGCCAAAGTCGTGGCCGTGGAGCTGGACCGCGCCCTTCTCCCTGTGCTGGCCGAGACCTTGGCCGGGCGGGACAACGTACAGGTCGTCCCCGGGGATATCCTCAAGCTGGACCTGGCCGCCCTGGTGGAGCGGGAGTTTTCCGGCCTGGTCCCCATGGCCTGCGCCAATCTGCCCTACAACATCACCACGCCGGTGCTTACCGCCCTCATTGACTCCGGCCTCTTCTCCGCCATCACCGTAATGATCCAGCGGGAGGTGGCCGCACGGATCTGCGCCGCACCGGGCACCTCAGATTACGGGTCCTTTTCCGTCTACTGCCAGTACCACACCCTTCCCGAGCTTCTCTTCGACGTGCCCCCGGAGTGCTTCGTCCCCGCCCCCAAGGTGACCTCCTCGGTCATCCGTCTCACACCCAGGCCCGCCCCGCCGGTGGAGGTGGATCAAAAGCGCTTTTTCCAGGTGGTCAAAGCCGCCTTCGGTCAGCGCCGCAAAACTCTGCTCAACGCCCTGTCCGCCGGGCTGGGAGATTGCGGCGACAAGGAGCGGCTCCGGGCCGCCGTCGCGGCCTGCGGCCTTCCCCCCGATGTCCGCGGCGAGCGGCTGGGCATTCCGGAATTTGCCGCCCTGACCCGCGCGCTCTACTCCTGA